DNA from Streptomyces luteogriseus:
CGCCCGGCTTCGGAGCCGCGGACGGCAGGGCCGACACGACCAGTTCGGGCTCGCCCCCCTCGGCGTGCGCCAGGGGAGCGGCGACGGCGGGACCGGCGACGGCGATCACGGCAGCGGCCAGGACGGCTGCCGGGGGGCGGAGGTGCACGGTGGTTCTCCTCGTCGGGTTTCCTCGTCGGCCCCGGAAGGCACGACGACCGGAGCATGGGCTACCGGTCATGTCCTGGACACCTGAGAGGGGCCCGGGGTTGTGCACGAGTTTCCGAACACGTCGCGAGGGTCTGGCCGACGTGAGATGACGGCCCCCGGCCGAGCTCCCGTAGCAGATCCCCGAGAGGACCAATAGGCTGCTCAGAGGGGTCGACATGTTCGATCCGAGGAGCCTCCCACGAGGAAGAGCAGAACCGGCGTCTGGCGCGTGACGGGAGTTCTCACCGCGCTCGCCACGGCCGCCGCGATCGCCTCTGTAGCCCCGGCCCAGGCCCAGGCCACCGCTCAACTGTCCGCCTCCGTCAGTGACGGCTGGGGCAGCGGCACCATCATCAGCCGGCCGGCCGGGATCAACTGCCACCAGGAGGCGTGGGACCCCTACGCCTCCAACACCCCGCAGCCGAACCCGACGGGCACGTGCACCGCGAGCTTCGAGGTCGGAACGACGGTCACCTTCACCGCCACACCTGACACGGGGTCGTCGATCAACGATGGACCCACACCGAATCCCGTGACGATCCACACCGGTTACAACTACACGTGGGTCATGTTCTGCCCGAACGAGGGTCTCTGCTCGGCGGGCTGACGCTGGAGGCCGTGGCGGGATTCGAACCCACGTAACTCGCTTTGCAGGCGAGCCCCTGAACCACTCGGGCACACGGCCTTGTTCGGACGTGACGTCGAACTCGGTGTAGTGACCGTACGGGGCTCTCGGAGGGTCGCTCAAGGGCATCCGGTGGGATGCAACGTGACTGCCACACGCCGTTTATGGAAGGCGGTGGCGAAGGGGAGGGCGTACGACCAAGGTCTGAGGCCGGGGCCGCCTCACGACAGGGGTCAAAGGGGCGTGCGGACCTTACGCTGGCGGGCATGCCTGACTCCAAGCCGCGTGACGTCGATGTCGTGAGTGCTGCCGTCCCCTCTTCTCCAGCCGAGGGAGACGAGGGTGTGCTGGGGCCGGGATACCGGGCCCTGAGCGTCGGGATCGTCTCCGTCGTGCTGCTCATCGCCTTCGAGGCGACCGCCGTGGGGACGGCGATGCCCGTCGCCGCACGGGAACTGGACGGGGTGTCCCTGTACGCGTTCGCGTTCTCCGGGTACTTCACGACCAGTCTGTTCGGGATGGTGCTCTCCGGTCAGTGGTCCGACCGGCGCGGCCCCCTCGGCCCGTTGACGACGGGCATCGCCTCCTTCGGCGCCGGGCTGCTGTTGTCGGGGACCGCCGGGTCGATGTGGGTGTTCGTCCTGGGCCGGGCCGTGCAGGGGTTCGGCGGCGGGCTGGTGATCGTCGCGCTGTACGTCGTCGTCGGGCGGGCCTATCCGGAGCGGTTGCGGCCGGCCATCATGGCGGCGTTCGCCGCGAGTTGGGTGCTGCCGTCGATCGTCGGCCCGCTCGCCGCCGGCACGGTGACCGAACAGCTGGGGTGGCGATGGGTGTTCGTCGGGATACCCCTGCTCGTCGTCTTCCCGGTCGCGCTCGCGCTGCCGCAGATACGGCGTCGGGCGTCCGGCCCGGCGGGGCACACAGCTGCCGAGTCCGCCGCGGCGAAGAGTCCAAGCCTGCCCGTCCCCGCGGACGGGACCGCCCTCGCGGACCTGCCCGCCCTCGCGGACCTGCCCGTCCTCGCGGAACGGACCGCCCTCGCCGACCGGCCTGTCGCGCCGGATCCGGTGCGGGCAACCGACCGGCCCGCCCCGCCGGGCCCGGTGCGGGCAACCGGCCGCCCCGCCTCGCCCGACCCGGTGCAGGCAACCGACCAGCCTGTCGCGCCGGACCCGGTGCGGGCAACCAGCCGCCCCGCCCCACCGGCCAACCCGCCCGCCCCACCGGCCAACCCGCCCGCCTCCGTCGACCGTCGGCGCATCCGGCTCGCCCTGGGCATCTCCCTCGGCGCCGGGCTGCTCCAGTACGCCGCCCAGGACCTGCGCCCGCTCTCGCTGCTGCCCGGCGCCGTCGGTGTGGCCCTGCTCGTGCCTGCCGTGCTCGGGCTGCTCCCGCGGGGCACGTACCGGGCCGCGCGCGGGCTGCCGTCGGTCGTGCTGCTGCGCGGCGTCGCCGCCGGGTCGTTCATCGCCGCGGAGTCGTTCGTGCCGTTGATGCTGGTCACGCAGCGCGGGCTCAGTCCGACGCTGGCCGGGTTCTCGCTCGCCGCGGGCGGCGGGACGTGGGCGCTGGGCTCGTGGGTGCAGTCGCGGCCGCGGGTGGAGCCGTACCGGGAGCGGCTGACCACGGTCGGGATGCTGCTGGTGGCGGCGGCCGTCGCCGCGGCGCCGAGTGTGCTGATCGAGTCCGTGCCCGTCTGGACCCTGGCCGTCGCCTGGGCGTTCGGCTGCTTCGGGATGGGGCTCGTGATCTCCTCCACCAGCGTGCTCCTGCTCAAGCTCTCCACCCCCGAGGAGGCCGGTACCAACTCCGCCGCCCTCCAGATCTCCGACGGCCTGTCCAACGTCGTCCTGCTGTCCGCCGGCGGCGCCGCGTTCGCCGCGCTGGGCGGCGGCGCGGTCTCCCACACGGCCACCCATGCCTCCGGCTCCCACCCGGCCGCCTTCACCGCGGTGTTCCTGCCGATGGCGGCGGTGGCCCTGGCCGGTGCCTGGGTGTCGACCCGGCTGCGGGAGCGACGGCAGTAAAGCGCTCGTCTCCTTCGCGACCCGGCCGTAGCCTCTGCGCATGTCCCTCCTCGATCTGCCCCTCGACCCCGGCCTGCGGACCGCCCTCGACGACCTCGCCGACGCCCAGGGCCGTACGCCCGAAGAGGTGGCGCTGCACGCCGTACGCGGATATCTGAGCCAAGAGGGCGCGCGCGTGCGCACCGTCGCGGAGGGGCTCGCGCGTCACCACGCCGACCTGCTGAGGAGGCTCGGCGAATGACAGGGGCCACCCGGTACCTGACCGTCGACGAGGTCACCGCCATCGCCGAGGTCGCCTTCGGCGGGCGGCCGCCCGAGGCGCGCGCTCCCGGGCTGCTCGCCTCCGCCGTGCACCGCCCCCGCGCCCGGATGTTCGGCACGGCCGCCTACGACGACCTGTACGAGCAGGCGGCCGCCCTGCTCCACGCCCTCGCTGCCAACCATCCCCTCGTCGACGGCAACAAGCGCACCGCCTGGCTGGCCACCGCCACCTTTCTCGCCCTCAACGGTGTCGACCTGGCCGGGGCGGACCATGACACGGCGTACGCGCTGGTCGTCGACGTCGCCTCCGGGACCGAGGCGGAGGTCGGGAGGATCGCGGGACGGTTGAGGGGGCTGTGACGTCGGTCCCACCCGCCGGTGACCCGGCCCGGTCCGCGCGTCGACCGGCTCGGGGCGCCGGTAGGGTGGCCCGGTTGTCATACGTAGCCGAGCCGTCAGGCTCCCTCGCACGAGCCGCCCGACCCCCAACGGAGACCGTGACTACCACCGCCGGCACCAGTTCTGCCTCGCACCACCTGTCCCCGGCGTTCCCCGGCCGCGCCCCCTGGGGTACCGCCAGCAAGCTGCGAGCCTGGCAGCAGGGCGCGATGGAGAAGTACATCCAGGAACAGCCGCGGGACTTCCTCGCGGTCGCCACCCCCGGCGCCGGCAAGACGACCTTCGCGCTGACGCTGGCCTCCTGGATGCTGCACCACCACGTCGTGCAGCAGGTGACCGTGGTCGCCCCGACCGAGCACCTGAAGAAGCAGTGGGCCGAGGCCGCGGCGCGGATAGGGATCAAGCTCGACCCGGAGTACAGCGCCGGGCCGCTCGGCCGGGAGTACCACGGGGTCGCCGTGACGTACGCCGGTGTCGGCGTACGGCCGATGCTGCACCGCAACCGCGTGGAGCAGCGCAAGACGCTCGTCATCCTCGACGAGATCCACCACGCCGGTGACAGCAAGTCCTGGGGCGAGGCCTGTCTCGAGGCCTTCGAGCCCGCGACCCGGCGGCTCGCCCTGACCGGTACGCCCTTCCGGTCCGACACCAACCCCATCCCCTTCGTGACGTACGAGGAGGGCAACGACGGGATCCGGCGGTCCGCCGCCGACTACACCTACGGCTACGGCAACGCTCTCGCCGACAACGTCGTGCGGCCCGTCATCTTCCTCTCCTACAGCGGCAACATGCGCTGGCGCACCAAGGCCGGTGACGAGATCGCCGCCCGGCTCGGCGAGCCCATGACCAAGGACGCCATCAGCCAGGCCTGGCGGACCGCGCTGGATCCGCGCGGTGAGTGGATGCCGTCCGTGCTGCGCGCGGCGGACCAGCGGCTGACCGAGGTGCGGAAGGCCATCCCCGACGCGGGCGCCCTCGTCATCGCCTCCGACCAGGACTCGGCGCGCGCCTACGCCAAGCTCATCCGGGAGATCACCGGCAGTAAGGCCACCCTCGTCCTGTCGGACGACTCCGGCGCCTCCGAGCGGATCGACGAGTTCAGCGCGAACAACGACCGGTGGATGGTCGCGGTGCGGATGGTGTCCGAGGGCGTCGACGTGCCGCGGCTCGCGGTGGGCGTCTACGCCACCACCATCTCGACCCCCCTCTTCTTCGCCCAGGCCGTCGGGCGTTTCGTGCGGTCCCGGCGGCGCGGCGAGACCGCCTCGGTGTTCCTGCCGACCGTGCCCGACCTGCTCTCCTTCGCCAACGAGATGGAGCGCGAGCGCGACCACGTCCTCGACAAGCCCAAGAAGGAGGGCGAGGAGGACCCGTACGCCGAGTCCGAGAAGGAGATGGACGAGGCGAACCGGGAGCAGGACGAGGACACCGGCGAGCAGGAGCAGTTCTCCTTCGAGGCGCTGGAGTCCGAGGCCGTCTTCGACCGGGTCATGTACAACGGCGCCGAGTTCGGCATGCAGGCGCACCCGGGCAGCGAGGAGGAGCAGGACTACCTCGGCATCCCGGGGCTGCTCGAGCCCGACCAGGTGCAGCTGCTGCTGCAGAAGCGGCAGGCCCGGCAGATCGCGCACAGCCGCAAGAAGCCCGACGAGGAAGCCGACCTGCTCGAAATGCCCGCCGAGCGGCGACCGGTCGTCTCCCACAAGGAGATGATGGAGCTGCGGCGGCAGCTCAACACGATGGTCGGCGCGTACGTCCACCAGAGCGGCAAGCCGCACGGGGTGATCCACACGGAGCTGCGTCGCGTGTGCGGGGGGCCTCCGGCGGCCGAGGCGACGGCCGGGCAGTTGCGGCAGCGGATCACCAAGGTGCAGGAGTGGGCCACGCGGATGAAGTGATGCCCTTCGCCCACCCTGCCTGGGTGGGTTCCGGATGTGTGGGTGTCGTGTGTGCTCGTGGTGCGGAGCGAGTCCCGTGGTGCACGTATCCGGGCAAACGGAGCCACCCGTGCCCGGATTCTGGACGGAGCCTTCCGCTCAGCGAACTCCCTTCGCTACTGTCCCGCTACGCATACGCCCCGTGGCAGCGCCGCCGCGGAGCGCAGCCGTGAAGCGACGCGGCCCGGACAGGCCGGGCCGCCGGCCGATCGGCGGCCTCTGAAGCGCGTCACCGACGGGACTCGGTGACGCATCCGCCGACCGGGGGGCCGCCGACCTCACCACTAAGGAGTGGGCGTCGTGACCGCGGAGACCTCCCAGACGCTCGACCGGGGACTGCGTGTCCTCAAGCTGCTCGCCGACACGGACCACGGGCTGACCGTGACCGAACTCTCCGTCCGGCTGGGCGTGAACCGGACCGTCGTGTACCGGTTGCTCGCCACGCTGGAGCAGCACGCCCTCATACGCCGTGACCTCGGTGGACGTGCCCGGGTCGGGCTCGGGGTGCTGCGGCTGGGCCGGCAGGTCCACCCGCTCGTACGGGAGGCCGCCATGCCGGCGCTGCGGTCACTGGCCGAGGACATCGGCGCGACGGCACATCTGACCCTGGTCGACGGGGCGGACGCGCTGGCCGTGGCCGTCGTGGAGCCGACCTGGACGGACTACCACGTCGCCTACCGTGCCGGGTTCCGGCATCCCCTGGACCGGGGCGCCGCAGGCAAGGCGATCCTCGCGGCCCGGCAGCACCCGATGTCCGACCCCGGCTACACGCTGACGCACGGCGAGCTGGAGGCGGGCGCCTGCGGGGCGGCGGCACCGCTGCTGGGCGTGACCGGCGTCGAGGGCAGCGTGGGTGTGGTGATGCTGGCCGAGGCGGTACCGGAGCGCGTGGGGCCACGGGTCGTCGACGCGGCCCGGGAGGTCGCGGAGGCGCTGCGCTGACGGCAGGCGCCGCCCGCAGGGGCCCCTGACGCCCTGGTCCCGGCGGTGTCCTCCTCCCGCGTTAGATTGATCCCGTGTTCTCTCGCCTCACGCGCCCCCAGGCCGTCGCCGTCTGCGCCCTGCCCGTCGTGGCCCTGCTCGCGACGGCGGTGCTGGCGCCGTTGCCGTTCTCGGTGGCGCAGCCGGGGCTGACGGCGAACGTGCTCGGCGAGAACAAGGGCACGCAGGTGATCACCATCTCCGGTGCGCCGGTCCGGGACACCCGGGGGCAGCTGCGGATGACCACCATCGAGGCGACCTCCCCGGACACCCGCGTCTCGCTCCCCGACGTCATCGACAGCTGGTTCCGCACCGACCAGGCGGTCATGCCGCGCGACTCCGTCTATCCGAGCGGGGACAGCGTCAAGGAGATCGAGCGGCACAACGAGAAGCAGATGAAGCAGTCCCAGGACGCGGCGACGCAGGCCGCGCTGGGGTACCTCGGTCTCGACGACAAGGACATCGACGTCAGTCTGAAGCTCGCGGACGTGGGCGGGCCCAGTGCGGGGCTGCTCTTCTCCCTCGGGATCGTCGACAAACTCGACGGCGACGGCACCGGCGGGGACCTCACCGGCGGCCGGGTCATCGCCGGCACGGGCACGATCGACGCGGCCGGGCGGGTCGGTGCGGTGGGGGGCGTCGCCCTCAAGACCCAGGCCGCGAAGCGGGACGGGGCGACGGTGTTCCTGGTCCCCAAGGCGGAGTGCGGCGACGCACGCGCCGAGCTGCCGAAGGGCCTGCGGCTCATTCCGGTGACCACGCTGAAGAGCACGGTGACCTCACTGGTGGCCCTGGAGACGGGGAAGGGCTCCGTCCCCAGCTGCTAGTGCGCGGTTGCCGTTCCGGGCCGGGCGGCGAGTCTTAATCCCACTTCCACGAGGGTCCAGCCCAGACGCGTACGCAGGTCAGGACGGCGCGCCGGACGGGACCCGGCTTCGGCGCGGAGTTCGGCGGCGCGGGCGTGGTGCAGGGTGAGGTGGATGTCCGGGTGCATGACGAACCTTTCAGTCGGTTCGGATCGGGAAGGCGTGGGTCTGGATGCGGACTTGCTCGACGCCGGAATCCTCGGCGGCGGCACGCTCGCGGTAGGTCTCGACCAGCGCGTGCATCTTCTCGACGAGCTCCCGCGTCAGTTCGGGCGTGAGGCTCAGCGTCGCGCTGCTCATGTCCCAGGAGCGGGTCCACTCCTCCGGCCATGATTCGCGGTTGCCCAGCCAGGTCGAGAGGGCCCGGGTCTGCGTGGTGGCGACCTCGTGCAGATACAGGTCCGCCGCTCCGCGTACGACCGGGTCCGAGTCGGTGAGCAGGGCGTCGTCGAAGCGGATGCCGTGGTGGGTGGCCTTCCACCAGCGTTCGCGGCCCTTGCCGTGCTCGGGAGCGTCCTCCACGAAGCCGTACTCCGCCAGTTGACGCAGGTGGTAGCTGGTGGCTCCGCTGGACTCGCCCAGCTTCTGGGCCAGTTGCGAGGCTGTCGCCGGGCCGCCGAAACGCAGGGCGTCCAGCAGCTGGATGCGCAGAGGGTGCGCCAGTCCCCGCAGGGATCGGGCGTCGAGTTGCCGTACGGGTGTGTTCTCGGGCTCGCTCACGATGCAAAGGTAGCGTTGCAAAGCTCCCTTTGCAACGTCTTCTTTGTAACTCACTCCTTGACGAACCCCTCCTCCACCAACCAGTCCAGCGCCACCTGGTGGGGATCCTCCCCGTCGACGTCCACTTTCGCGTTCAGCGTCTGCGCCACGGAGTTGTTCAGCTTCGCCGTCACCGGGTTCAGGACCTGCGCGATCGCCGGCCACTCCTTCAGGGACTTCGCGTTGATCATCGGCGCGACGTTGTAGTTGGGGAAGAACTTCTTGTCGTCGTCCATCACCACCAGGTTCATGGACTTGATGCGCCCGTCGGTGGTGAACACCTCCCCGAACGTGCAGTTGCCCTTCGCGGTCTGCGTGTAGATGATCCCGGTGTCCATCTGTGTGATGTTCCGCGCGGGCACGTTCATGCCGTAGGCCTTCTGCATGCCCGGCAGACCGTCCGCCCGGTTCGCGAACTCGACCTCCACGCACAGCTTCACGGCCCCCGGGTCGGACTTCGCCAGCTTCGCCACGTCCGACATCGTCTTC
Protein-coding regions in this window:
- a CDS encoding MFS transporter yields the protein MPDSKPRDVDVVSAAVPSSPAEGDEGVLGPGYRALSVGIVSVVLLIAFEATAVGTAMPVAARELDGVSLYAFAFSGYFTTSLFGMVLSGQWSDRRGPLGPLTTGIASFGAGLLLSGTAGSMWVFVLGRAVQGFGGGLVIVALYVVVGRAYPERLRPAIMAAFAASWVLPSIVGPLAAGTVTEQLGWRWVFVGIPLLVVFPVALALPQIRRRASGPAGHTAAESAAAKSPSLPVPADGTALADLPALADLPVLAERTALADRPVAPDPVRATDRPAPPGPVRATGRPASPDPVQATDQPVAPDPVRATSRPAPPANPPAPPANPPASVDRRRIRLALGISLGAGLLQYAAQDLRPLSLLPGAVGVALLVPAVLGLLPRGTYRAARGLPSVVLLRGVAAGSFIAAESFVPLMLVTQRGLSPTLAGFSLAAGGGTWALGSWVQSRPRVEPYRERLTTVGMLLVAAAVAAAPSVLIESVPVWTLAVAWAFGCFGMGLVISSTSVLLLKLSTPEEAGTNSAALQISDGLSNVVLLSAGGAAFAALGGGAVSHTATHASGSHPAAFTAVFLPMAAVALAGAWVSTRLRERRQ
- a CDS encoding type II toxin-antitoxin system death-on-curing family toxin; the protein is MTGATRYLTVDEVTAIAEVAFGGRPPEARAPGLLASAVHRPRARMFGTAAYDDLYEQAAALLHALAANHPLVDGNKRTAWLATATFLALNGVDLAGADHDTAYALVVDVASGTEAEVGRIAGRLRGL
- a CDS encoding DEAD/DEAH box helicase, with the translated sequence MTTTAGTSSASHHLSPAFPGRAPWGTASKLRAWQQGAMEKYIQEQPRDFLAVATPGAGKTTFALTLASWMLHHHVVQQVTVVAPTEHLKKQWAEAAARIGIKLDPEYSAGPLGREYHGVAVTYAGVGVRPMLHRNRVEQRKTLVILDEIHHAGDSKSWGEACLEAFEPATRRLALTGTPFRSDTNPIPFVTYEEGNDGIRRSAADYTYGYGNALADNVVRPVIFLSYSGNMRWRTKAGDEIAARLGEPMTKDAISQAWRTALDPRGEWMPSVLRAADQRLTEVRKAIPDAGALVIASDQDSARAYAKLIREITGSKATLVLSDDSGASERIDEFSANNDRWMVAVRMVSEGVDVPRLAVGVYATTISTPLFFAQAVGRFVRSRRRGETASVFLPTVPDLLSFANEMERERDHVLDKPKKEGEEDPYAESEKEMDEANREQDEDTGEQEQFSFEALESEAVFDRVMYNGAEFGMQAHPGSEEEQDYLGIPGLLEPDQVQLLLQKRQARQIAHSRKKPDEEADLLEMPAERRPVVSHKEMMELRRQLNTMVGAYVHQSGKPHGVIHTELRRVCGGPPAAEATAGQLRQRITKVQEWATRMK
- a CDS encoding IclR family transcriptional regulator, whose product is MTAETSQTLDRGLRVLKLLADTDHGLTVTELSVRLGVNRTVVYRLLATLEQHALIRRDLGGRARVGLGVLRLGRQVHPLVREAAMPALRSLAEDIGATAHLTLVDGADALAVAVVEPTWTDYHVAYRAGFRHPLDRGAAGKAILAARQHPMSDPGYTLTHGELEAGACGAAAPLLGVTGVEGSVGVVMLAEAVPERVGPRVVDAAREVAEALR
- a CDS encoding S16 family serine protease, encoding MFSRLTRPQAVAVCALPVVALLATAVLAPLPFSVAQPGLTANVLGENKGTQVITISGAPVRDTRGQLRMTTIEATSPDTRVSLPDVIDSWFRTDQAVMPRDSVYPSGDSVKEIERHNEKQMKQSQDAATQAALGYLGLDDKDIDVSLKLADVGGPSAGLLFSLGIVDKLDGDGTGGDLTGGRVIAGTGTIDAAGRVGAVGGVALKTQAAKRDGATVFLVPKAECGDARAELPKGLRLIPVTTLKSTVTSLVALETGKGSVPSC
- a CDS encoding ArsR/SmtB family transcription factor — encoded protein: MSEPENTPVRQLDARSLRGLAHPLRIQLLDALRFGGPATASQLAQKLGESSGATSYHLRQLAEYGFVEDAPEHGKGRERWWKATHHGIRFDDALLTDSDPVVRGAADLYLHEVATTQTRALSTWLGNRESWPEEWTRSWDMSSATLSLTPELTRELVEKMHALVETYRERAAAEDSGVEQVRIQTHAFPIRTD